In Salvia splendens isolate huo1 unplaced genomic scaffold, SspV2 ctg434, whole genome shotgun sequence, one genomic interval encodes:
- the LOC121790184 gene encoding lactosylceramide 4-alpha-galactosyltransferase-like, translated as MVVSTIRPALHRPKIRKFDDNVAKILRYEAVKKRFELKVIKFFKRNSCKFRFFMTWISSVESFGDRELLCVESVFKTHPNGCLIIASSSLDSRQGRLILMPFSDMGFKVSAMTPDFSYLLRSTAAAAWYNRLKRGDVNPGEISLGQNLSNLLRIGLLYRFGGIYLDTDVLVLKSFGELRNAIGAQSIDLATGNWSRLNNAVMVFDKGHPVVREFMEEFAHTFDGNRWGHNGPYLVSRVVARVSGRPGFDLTVLPPLVFYPVRWNRIGGLFEGPKSVRHSKWMVAKLRQIRSESLAVHLWNKQSRQFEVEKGSIIEHLMFSSRVVTNSSVFE; from the coding sequence ATGGTGGTTTCGACAATACGGCCCGCGTTGCATCGCCCGAAAATAAGGAAATTCGACGACAATGTCGCCAAGATTCTCCGGTACGAAGCTGTGAAGAAGCGATTTGAACTGAAAGTGATCAAGTTTTTCAAACGAAACTCGTGTAAGTTTCGTTTCTTCATGACTTGGATCTCCTCGGTCGAGTCTTTCGGAGATAGGGAGCTGCTGTGTGTTGAAAGTGTGTTCAAAACACACCCCAACGGCTGCCTAATCATCGCCTCGAGCTCGTTGGACTCGCGGCAAGGGAGGCTGATTTTGATGCCCTTTTCAGACATGGGATTCAAGGTTTCTGCAATGACACCAGACTTCAGTTATCTGCTGAGGAGCACTGCAGCAGCCGCATGGTACAACCGGCTGAAGCGTGGGGATGTGAATCCGGGAGAGATCTCTCTAGGCCAGAATTTGTCAAATCTGCTGAGAATAGGCCTTCTGTATAGGTTTGGTGGGATTTATCTTGACACGGATGTGTTAGTGTTGAAGAGTTTTGGGGAGCTGAGGAATGCCATTGGAGCTCAGAGTATTGATCTTGCTACGGGTAACTGGAGCAGGCTGAACAACGCGGTGATGGTCTTCGACAAGGGGCATCCTGTGGTGCGTGAGTTCATGGAAGAGTTCGCGCACACGTTTGATGGGAACAGATGGGGCCACAATGGGCCTTACTTGGTGTCGAGAGTGGTTGCGAGGGTGAGTGGGAGGCCCGGGTTCGATCTCACTGTGTTGCCACCCTTGGTGTTCTATCCCGTGCGTTGGAACAGGATTGGTGGCCTTTTCGAAGGGCCAAAGAGTGTGAGGCATTCGAAATGGATGGTTGCGAAGCTCAGGCAGATTCGAAGCGAGAGCCTTGCTGTTCATCTCTGGAATAAACAGAGCAGGCAGTTTGAGGTTGAGAAAGGAAGCATCATTGAACACTTGATGTTCAGTTCCAGAGTTGTCACAAATTCTTCCGTCTTTGAATGA